A window of Actinomadura rubteroloni contains these coding sequences:
- a CDS encoding sugar ABC transporter substrate-binding protein, whose protein sequence is MRKGILGFAAVSVAAALSLTACGDDKGSGSGSDAAAKGKIGVILPDTKSSVRYESFDRPLLEKAFKAAGVKYDIQNAEGSTQRFQTIADQMITSGVTVLLVDGLDSNSAAAVERKAQSQGVKTIDYDRLTLGGVADYYVSFDSVKVGEELAKGLQKCLGDKKANIAYLNGAATDNNATLFAQGAHNILDKVPNYTKVAEQAVPDWDNQKAATIFEQIFTQQGGKIDGVLAANDGLGNSAISILKKNGEAGKVPVTGQDASLQGLQNILDGTQCMTVYKPVNQEADAAAKLALSLLKGEKAATNSTINDPQGKRDVPSVFIPVIPTFKDGVKKVVDDGFVNKADLCKGAYAKKCADAGIQ, encoded by the coding sequence ATGCGCAAGGGGATCCTCGGTTTCGCGGCCGTCTCCGTGGCCGCCGCCCTCTCGCTCACCGCGTGCGGCGACGACAAGGGCTCCGGCTCCGGATCGGACGCCGCTGCCAAGGGCAAGATCGGCGTGATCCTGCCCGACACCAAGTCGTCCGTCCGCTACGAGAGCTTCGACCGCCCGCTGCTGGAGAAGGCGTTCAAGGCCGCCGGCGTCAAGTACGACATCCAGAACGCCGAAGGCTCGACGCAGCGCTTCCAGACGATCGCCGACCAGATGATCACCAGTGGCGTGACCGTCCTGCTCGTGGACGGCCTGGACTCCAACTCCGCCGCCGCCGTCGAGCGCAAGGCGCAGTCGCAGGGCGTCAAGACGATCGACTACGACCGGCTCACCCTCGGCGGCGTCGCCGACTACTACGTCTCGTTCGACAGCGTGAAGGTCGGCGAGGAACTCGCCAAGGGCCTCCAGAAGTGCCTCGGCGACAAGAAGGCCAACATCGCCTACCTCAACGGCGCGGCCACCGACAACAACGCGACGCTGTTCGCCCAGGGCGCCCACAACATCCTGGACAAGGTGCCGAACTACACCAAGGTCGCCGAGCAGGCCGTCCCCGACTGGGACAACCAGAAGGCCGCGACGATCTTCGAGCAGATCTTCACCCAGCAGGGCGGCAAGATCGACGGCGTGCTGGCCGCCAACGACGGCCTCGGCAACTCGGCCATCTCGATCCTGAAGAAGAACGGCGAGGCCGGCAAGGTCCCGGTGACCGGCCAGGACGCGAGCCTCCAGGGCCTGCAGAACATCCTCGACGGCACGCAGTGCATGACCGTCTACAAGCCCGTCAACCAGGAGGCCGACGCCGCCGCCAAGCTGGCGCTGTCGCTGCTGAAGGGCGAGAAGGCCGCGACCAACAGCACGATCAACGACCCGCAGGGCAAGCGCGACGTCCCGTCGGTGTTCATCCCCGTGATCCCCACCTTCAAGGACGGGGTCAAGAAGGTCGTGGACGACGGCTTCGTCAACAAGGCCGACCTGTGCAAGGGCGCCTACGCCAAGAAGTGCGCCGACGCCGGGATCCAGTGA
- a CDS encoding aminoacyl-tRNA hydrolase, producing the protein MRPEHDPRDDPPWAMQLVVRVEKADPPGHDAVCAAAATAVARLLTDPRAAAPDGEWHAAVAEWEARRIRKVTRRARGVRWPQAQELPGVTVVCGGAEVRAFVPSPVADVPPALAKLQVAGLDLEVGDEPPVPPAPYAAIALNPGVTITTGKAAAQCGHAAQLLLRALPGRKLRAWTDAGTRVRVVHGVPWETCVKRSAVAVRDGGFTEVAPGTMTAVAWLET; encoded by the coding sequence GTGCGACCCGAACACGACCCCCGCGACGACCCGCCGTGGGCGATGCAGCTCGTCGTCCGCGTGGAGAAGGCGGACCCGCCCGGCCACGACGCGGTGTGCGCCGCCGCCGCGACGGCCGTCGCGCGGCTGCTCACCGACCCGCGCGCCGCCGCGCCGGACGGGGAGTGGCACGCGGCCGTCGCCGAGTGGGAGGCGCGGCGGATCCGCAAGGTCACCCGGCGGGCGCGCGGCGTCCGCTGGCCGCAGGCGCAGGAGTTGCCGGGCGTGACGGTGGTGTGCGGCGGCGCGGAGGTCCGCGCGTTCGTGCCGTCGCCGGTCGCCGACGTGCCGCCCGCGCTGGCGAAGCTCCAGGTGGCGGGGCTGGACCTGGAAGTCGGGGACGAGCCGCCCGTCCCGCCTGCGCCCTACGCGGCGATCGCTTTGAACCCCGGCGTGACGATCACGACGGGGAAGGCGGCGGCGCAGTGCGGGCACGCCGCCCAGCTCCTGCTGCGCGCGTTGCCCGGACGGAAACTGCGGGCCTGGACGGACGCGGGGACGCGCGTGCGCGTCGTCCACGGCGTCCCGTGGGAGACGTGCGTGAAGCGCTCGGCCGTGGCCGTCCGGGACGGCGGGTTCACCGAGGTCGCGCCCGGCACGATGACGGCCGTCGCCTGGCTGGAGACCTGA
- a CDS encoding ATP-binding cassette domain-containing protein: protein MAENGEPVLRLAGVNKSFGPVHVLHDVDFTLRQGEVMALVGDNGAGKSTLIKCIAGIHPIDGGTVEFDGRPVRIDSPRDAADLGIEVVYQDLALADNLDIVQNMFLGRERTRGLVLDEDSMEQAARETLARLSVRTVKSVRQQVASLSGGQRQTVAIAKAALWDSKVVILDEPTAALGVAQTRQVLDLVRRLADTGHAVALISHNMIDVFEVADRITALYLGRVAAEVRREDVTTGQVVELITAGRSGDIGLAPATAAETI from the coding sequence GTGGCAGAGAACGGCGAACCCGTCCTGCGCCTGGCCGGAGTGAACAAGAGCTTCGGGCCGGTCCACGTGCTCCACGACGTGGACTTCACGCTGCGCCAGGGCGAGGTGATGGCCCTCGTCGGCGACAACGGCGCGGGCAAGTCCACCCTGATCAAGTGCATCGCGGGCATTCACCCGATCGACGGCGGCACCGTCGAGTTCGACGGCCGCCCGGTCCGGATCGACAGCCCGCGCGACGCCGCCGACCTCGGCATCGAGGTGGTTTACCAGGACCTCGCGCTGGCCGACAATCTCGACATCGTCCAGAACATGTTCCTCGGCCGCGAGCGCACGCGGGGCCTGGTCCTCGACGAGGACTCGATGGAGCAGGCCGCGCGCGAGACGCTCGCGCGCCTGTCGGTCCGGACCGTGAAGTCGGTCCGGCAGCAGGTCGCGAGCCTGTCGGGCGGGCAGCGGCAGACCGTCGCCATCGCCAAGGCCGCCCTGTGGGACTCCAAGGTCGTCATCCTGGACGAGCCCACCGCCGCGCTCGGCGTCGCGCAGACCCGGCAGGTCCTCGACCTCGTCCGGCGGCTCGCCGACACCGGCCACGCCGTCGCGCTCATCTCGCACAACATGATCGACGTGTTCGAGGTGGCCGACCGGATCACCGCGCTCTACCTCGGCCGCGTCGCGGCGGAGGTGCGGCGCGAGGACGTCACGACCGGGCAGGTCGTGGAGCTGATCACCGCGGGTCGGTCGGGCGACATCGGACTCGCCCCGGCCACCGCCGCAGAGACCATCTGA
- a CDS encoding sugar ABC transporter permease: protein MSTDLPASKGPGVKLADSDFAADHRTADVRSAVGDYWLRVRSGDLGAIPAILGLAGLIVLFTALRPDTFLSKGNIANLSTQALPVTILAMGLVFVLLLGEIDLSAGVASGVCAAVMAKLIVDSGQPWYVAVIAAIAIGIVIGTVLGWLIAVVRIPSFVVSLAFFLGLQGITLRLIGEGGTVPVHDDVIVALANKNMPLWLGWTAAVVCAVGYAATQLRRWQRQRSRGLAASPVELVAARVAVVAVVLLAGTYLLSLDRAPSPLVTLAGVPWGVPLVAVLLIICTFVLGRTSFGRHIYAVGGNAEAARRAGINVTRIKISVFMISSALAAVSGIVAASRLNSVATDSGGGNTLLYAVGAAVIGGTSLFGGRGRARDAVLGGLVIAIIDNGLGLLGTKAYLNFLITGVVLLLAASIDATARRRRSSTGR, encoded by the coding sequence ATGTCCACTGACCTCCCTGCGAGCAAGGGGCCCGGCGTGAAGCTCGCCGACTCCGACTTCGCGGCCGACCACCGCACGGCCGACGTGCGGTCCGCCGTCGGCGACTACTGGCTGCGGGTGCGCTCCGGCGACCTCGGCGCCATCCCGGCCATCCTCGGCCTCGCCGGGCTGATCGTCCTGTTCACCGCGCTGCGGCCCGACACGTTCCTCAGCAAGGGCAACATCGCGAACCTGTCCACGCAGGCGCTGCCGGTGACGATCCTCGCGATGGGCCTGGTCTTCGTCCTGCTGCTCGGCGAGATCGACCTGTCGGCGGGCGTCGCGAGCGGCGTGTGCGCGGCCGTGATGGCCAAGCTCATCGTGGACTCCGGGCAGCCCTGGTACGTCGCGGTGATCGCGGCCATCGCCATCGGCATCGTCATCGGGACGGTGCTCGGCTGGCTGATCGCGGTGGTGCGGATTCCATCGTTCGTCGTCAGCCTCGCGTTCTTCCTCGGCCTCCAGGGCATCACGCTGCGGCTGATCGGCGAGGGCGGCACGGTGCCCGTCCACGACGACGTGATCGTCGCGCTCGCCAACAAGAACATGCCGCTCTGGCTCGGCTGGACGGCGGCCGTCGTGTGCGCCGTCGGCTACGCCGCGACGCAGCTCCGGCGCTGGCAGCGGCAGCGGTCGCGCGGCCTGGCGGCCAGCCCGGTCGAACTGGTCGCGGCGCGGGTCGCGGTGGTCGCAGTCGTGCTGCTGGCCGGGACGTACCTGCTCAGCCTGGACCGCGCGCCGAGCCCGCTCGTCACGCTGGCCGGGGTGCCGTGGGGCGTGCCGCTCGTGGCCGTCCTGCTGATCATCTGCACGTTCGTGCTCGGCCGGACGTCGTTCGGGCGCCACATCTACGCAGTCGGCGGCAACGCCGAGGCCGCCCGCCGCGCGGGCATCAACGTGACCCGGATCAAGATCTCGGTGTTCATGATCTCCTCGGCGCTCGCGGCGGTCAGCGGCATCGTCGCGGCGTCCCGGCTGAACTCGGTCGCCACCGACTCCGGCGGCGGGAACACGCTGCTCTACGCGGTCGGCGCGGCCGTCATCGGCGGGACGAGCCTGTTCGGCGGACGCGGCCGGGCCCGCGACGCCGTCCTCGGCGGCCTCGTCATCGCGATCATCGACAACGGGCTCGGGCTGCTCGGGACGAAGGCCTACCTCAACTTCCTCATCACGGGAGTCGTCCTGCTGCTCGCGGCCAGCATCGACGCCACCGCGCGCCGGCGCCGCTCGTCCACGGGACGGTGA